TCCAGCGCCCTCAGCGGGATGTTGAGCTCCTCCGACATCGAATCCGCCCAGTCCTCCAACAGATCCTGGGGGCGTTGCCCCTGTTCGACCGCGTCCGTTCCCGGCAGCGCGGACACCTGCGGCGGTCGTGCTCCGTCCGCCGGAGGAGCCGTTGCCGTCGGGAGTCGTTCGCGGCCCGAGTCGTCCTCCTCGAGCACACTGAACAGGAACACGAGCACGGCGAACATCACCAGCCCGGCCAGCAGCCCCAGCGAGGGTCTGGATGCATTCCACTGTCGCGGCACGACCGGACCTCCCATCACCTTGTCCCAGTGTGCCCGTACGACGGTTTCTCCAGGACTGGTTCGGCCGAACGGATCGAATCGAACGTCACGTTCGCACCTCCCGCGTACTCCGCACGGTGTGCCACCGGAATCGGCAGGCCCGGGGATTCACTCCCGCACCGGCCAGTGGCGCCGCCAGAGTTCGGCGGACAGCCCGTTCGCGTCCGCCCCGCTCTCCCGCGCGCTCTCCTCGGCGGAGCGGACGCGCTCGTCGAAAGCCAGCGCCACCGCACGCAACTCGTCCTCCGGGTCCAGCCCCCGGTGCTCGGCACGGGCCGCCAGGGCGAACAGCTCCGCCCCCACCCCGGAGCTCTCGGGCAGCAGGTCCGCCGGAACACCGGCCCGCCGCACCCGCTGGGCGAGTTTGGCCGCCAGAGCCACGGCGGGCTGGCCGTGCGCGACACCGTCCACAGCGGACTCGCGCTGCTTCTCGGCCTGCTTGAGCTCCTCCCAGCGCGCGTGCTGGGACTCGGCGTCGTGCACCGTGGCGTCCGTCTCGAAGACGTGGGGGTGTCGCGAGACGAGTTTGCTGACCAGCTCGGCGGCCACGGTGTCGACGTCGAACGGGTCCCGCGCGTCCTCGGTCGCCACCCTGGCGTGGAACAGGACCTGCAACAGCACGTCCCCCAGCTCCTCGCGCATCGCCACGCGATCGCGACGCTCCAGGGCGTCCAACAACTCGTAGGTCTCCTCGACCAGGTAGGTGCGCAGGGATTCGTGGGTTTGCCCCGCGTCCCACGGGCAACCGCCGGGAGAACGCAACCTGTCCATCACGGTCACCGCGTCGAGCAGCTCAGCGCCGTGCGGCGGCCGGGAACGTATCAGCGCGGCCCCGGCCGACAGCAGCTCCGTGACCGCCTCCGAGTGCTCCTCGGCCGCGATCAGCACCACGGCCTCGTGCCGCGCTTTCTCCAGCAGTTCGGGGGTCCGGGGCGGTTCGGTGGCTCCCGACGCCGCACGGGCGGACTCCGTGAGTCCCCTGTCCGCGTGGACCACGGCGGCGGAACGCAGCACCGGAACCGCCTCGGCCGGGATCGTGTCCCCCAAGCGGTCGTCGACGAGCACGACGGCACAACCGGTCACGGCGGAAGGCTGTTGGCGAGCGGCATCCATGCCCTCGATTCTTCCACCACTTTGGGTAGTAGGTCCGGCGGCTCGGTTTGCGTGGGTGGGTGCTTCGGCGCCTGCGGCGCCGAAACATCCGCCCGAGCCCTCGGGCCGCAGAACCCGCGGACAGGAACTCCCGACAGAGGGGCACCGTTCAGCCCAAGCGCTTTGAGCCTATGCAACCCGACCGACCGCGGGTTCTCTCGTGGTGCTCTCGCGAGGACGGCCCCGACGTTGTGTAGGACGCTACCCGATGTCGGGGCACCCGCAGCGAGAGCCCGCGAGAGGTTCCGCCAAGTGACCCGCTGAGCAAACCGGCTCCGGGACCCCTTACCGGCTAAAGGCGAAAGCCGCTGCGCTGCTCCTCGTCGGGCACCACGGTCACGGCCACGGGATCCCACACCCCGTAGCGGGGGCTGAGTTCGATCCCGGTGCGCTGGGCGGTCAGGCCGAGCAACCGCGCCCCGAACTTCTGCTCG
This genomic stretch from Actinopolyspora halophila DSM 43834 harbors:
- a CDS encoding MazG family protein, which codes for MDAARQQPSAVTGCAVVLVDDRLGDTIPAEAVPVLRSAAVVHADRGLTESARAASGATEPPRTPELLEKARHEAVVLIAAEEHSEAVTELLSAGAALIRSRPPHGAELLDAVTVMDRLRSPGGCPWDAGQTHESLRTYLVEETYELLDALERRDRVAMREELGDVLLQVLFHARVATEDARDPFDVDTVAAELVSKLVSRHPHVFETDATVHDAESQHARWEELKQAEKQRESAVDGVAHGQPAVALAAKLAQRVRRAGVPADLLPESSGVGAELFALAARAEHRGLDPEDELRAVALAFDERVRSAEESARESGADANGLSAELWRRHWPVRE